From Rutidosis leptorrhynchoides isolate AG116_Rl617_1_P2 chromosome 3, CSIRO_AGI_Rlap_v1, whole genome shotgun sequence, a single genomic window includes:
- the LOC139896799 gene encoding mRNA-decapping enzyme-like protein, with protein MSKSGKLMPNLDQNSTKVLNLTVLQRMDPYIEEILITAAHVTLYDFNVELNQWSRKDVEGSLFVVKRNTQPRFQFIVMNRRNTENLVENLLGDFEFELQVPYLLYRNPVQEVNGIWFYNSHECEDVANLFTRILSAYSKVSPKSKVNKSEIEELEAVPTSGVIEGPLEPTFTTSSSTDVPEDSSFVNFFSNAMNLGHNSFNSGNIQTYNNSANVPLSSRVAPSPIVNGPTTQFTSSASAMHLVDHSDHVNNSNHVTNLIKPLSFFTPSSSTSPVIPQPTSSVPVTPLNLQRNHGVPLLQPFPPPAPPLSLTPNSISPTIYGPLTREKVRDALMLLAQDNQFIDMFYQALQKVHQS; from the exons ATGTCAAAAAGTGGGAAATTAATGCCAAATCTGGATCAAAACAGTACAAAGGTCCTTAATCTTACTGTTCTTCAAAGAATGGATCCTTACATCGAAGAGATCTTGATTACCGCTGCACACGTCACCTTGTATGATTTCAACGTTGAACTCAATCAATGG AGCCGCAAGGACGTTGAAGGATCTCTTTTCGTCGTTAAGAG GAACACCCAGCCGAGGTTTCAGTTTATAGTAATGAACAGGCGAAATACAG AAAACCTTGTGGAGAATTTGTTGGGAGATTTTGAGTTCGAACTTCAAGTTCCATATTTGTTATATAGGAATCCTGTTCAAGAAGTTAATGGTATTTGGTTTTATAATTCGCATGAGTGCGAGGATGTTGCAAATCTCTTTACTAG GATACTTAGTGCATATTCGAAGGTTTCCCCCAAGTCAAAGGTGAACAAGAG TGAAATTGAGGAACTTGAAGCTGTACCTACATCTGGTGTAATTGAAGGACCATTAGAGCCAACGTTCACTACATCCAGTTCTACAGATGTACCCGAAGACTCTTCATTTGTGAATTTCTTTAGC AACGCTATGAATTTGGGACATAATTCTTTCAATTCGGGCAATATACAAACTTACAATAATTCTGCAAACGTTCCTTTATCTTCTCGTGTTGCACCTTCTCCTATTGTTAATGGTCCGACAACACAATTCACTTCATCTGCATCTGCCATGCATCTCGTTGACCATTCTGACCATGTTAATAACAGTAATCATGTCACCAATCTTATCAAACCGCTTTCGTTTTTTACACCGTCTTCATCCACGTCTCCCGTAATCCCACAACCAACTTCATCTGTACCAGTTACTCCGTTAAATCTACAACGCAACCATGGTGTTCCGTTACTTCAACCGTTCCCCCCACCAGCACCACCTCTCTCTCTTACTCCTAATTCGATTTCTCCCACAATTTATGGACCGTTGACCAGAGAAAAAGTTCGTGATGCACTCATGCTGCTTGCCCAG GATAATCAATTCATCGACATGTTTTATCAAGCTCTGCAGAAAGTACATCAATCATAA
- the LOC139896800 gene encoding small RNA-binding protein 11, chloroplastic-like produces the protein MAAYRKIPNTIFSNLLTRSNTNTRYQLFGPSSSSSHSLISRRGIASRLYVAGLSFYTTEKALTDAFSQFGQVVETNIMMDKVSSRSKGFGFVTYASADEAEKAINEMDGKTLHGRIICVELAKPRSVRGSGGVPIARGPPEPPMEQQ, from the exons ATGGCGGCATATAGAAAAATACCCAACACTATTTTTAGCAATTTATTAACACGCTCAAATACAAATACAAGATATCAATTATTTGgaccttcttcttcatcttctcatTCTCTCATTTCACGTAGAGGCATTGCTTCCAGGCTCTATGTTGCAG GACTTTCATTTTATACCACAGAGAAAGCGTTAACTGATGCGTTTTCGCAGTTCGGCCAAGTTGTTGAAA CAAATATTATGATGGATAAAGTTTCTAGCAGATCAAAAGGGTTCGGGTTTGTCACATATGCATCTGCAGATGAAGCTGAGAAAGCCATCAATGAAATGGATGGAAAG ACGCTTCATGGACGCATCATATGCGTTGAACTAGCAAAACCGCGATCGGTACGTGGTAGTGGCGGCGTCCCAATAGCTAGAGGGCCCCCCGAACCACCTATGGAGCAGCAGTAA